From a region of the Daphnia magna isolate NIES linkage group LG1, ASM2063170v1.1, whole genome shotgun sequence genome:
- the LOC116919081 gene encoding uncharacterized protein LOC116919081, which yields MENTQILEERIVNLERTQHGRTGGNLPVNNGAVARQSSGRSGIPRTCLEAHLIDPSLSSGKYWIDPDGQGVGDAPIYVYCDMTSGTTSVLHDSEGPRDVGHCAEPGCYSRAVNYNASSRQMAALAELSAECHQSIQYDCNYAPFELNGVSYAWWNNKDGNSEYFWAGSDDSVHTCQCGIDGNCVEASLKCNCDSAAPIPLTDTGVITRKDILPISRLNFGRTQLQSSSGVHTLGPFECSGQTAIAGMPSSCEDLWRVGHSLSGLYSVIGNAMVESVYCDFTKLPNDAGFQKWIGFVDVKSSPTYFYVQLGTHYDQSFTPIPFNVQRLNIGGAMNLQSGKFTAPRTGIYSFIFSGLVTFSSTDHQSLRCEFFKNGNRLHFCYADHPGQSILGPPEHESLILQSTLPLQLGDQIWVQIDYRGSGVYLESANYTYFSGLLLEEDISISLNGI from the exons ATGGAGAATAC ACAAATCCTAGAGGAAAGAATTGTTAATTTGGAACGTACCCAGCACGGACGGACCGGCGGAAATTTACCCGTCAATAATGGTGCAGTTGCCCGTCAGTCATCTGGAAGAAGCGGCATCCCAAGAACGTGTCTAGAAGCTCACCTTATTGATCCATCACTTTCTTCCGGTAAGTACTGGATCGATCCGGACGGCCAAGGGGTTGGTGATGCTCCGATATATGTTTACTGCGATATGACATCAG GAACAACATCAGTTTTACACGACAGCGAAGGGCCAAGGGATGTGGGCCACTGCGCTGAACCTGGATGCTATTCCAGGGCAGTTAACTATAATGCAAGCAGCAGACAAATGGCAGCTTTAGCTGAGCTTTCTGCTGAATGTCATCAGTCTATTCAA TACGACTGCAACTATGCGCCTTTCGAGTTGAATGGCGTTTCGTATGCGTGGTGGAACAACAAAGATGGGAACTCCGAATACTTCTGGGCAGGCAGCGACGACAGCGTGCACACCTGTCAATGCGGCATCGATGGCAACTGTGTTGAGGCTTCGCTAAAATGCAACTGTGATTCCGCAGCGCCCATTCCGCTGACTGATACAG GGGTAATTACAAGGAAAGACATTCTGCCCATCAGCCGACTAAATTTTGGTCGAACCCAACTACAAAGTTCCTCCGGTGTCCACACGCTTGGTCCATTTGAATGCTCGGGACAAACGGCCATAGCCGGGATGCCTTCCTCGTGTGAAGATTTGTGGAGGGTTGGCCACAGCTTGAGCGGATTATATTCGGTCATCGGAAATGCAATGGTGGAAAGCGTTTACTGCGACTTTACGAAATTGCCTAATGATGCAG GTTTCCAAAAGTGGATTGGATTTGTAGATGTCAAGTCATCCCCCACTTATTTCTATGTTCAATTAGGCACACATTACGATCAAAGTTTTACTCCAATTCCATTCAACGTTCAAAGACTTAACATTGGAGGAGCAATGAACTTACAATCGGGCAAATTCACAGCACCTCGAACGGGGATATACTCCTTCATCTTCTCCGGCCTGGTTACTTTTTCGTCTACTGACCACCAGTCTTTACGTTGTGAATTTTTTAAGAATGGCAATCGTTTGCATTTTTGCTACGCTGACCACCCTGGTCAATCAATCCTGGGACCACCAGAACATGAATCGTTAATCTTACAATCCACACTACCTTTGCAATTAGGAGATCAAATCTGGGTGCAGATTGACTACCGGGGATCCGGGGTTTACTTGGAGAGTGCCAATTACACATACTTCAGTGGTTTGCTTCTGGAAGAGGACATATCAATATCGCTTAATGGTATTTAG